A part of Rattus rattus isolate New Zealand chromosome 4, Rrattus_CSIRO_v1, whole genome shotgun sequence genomic DNA contains:
- the Rfc4 gene encoding replication factor C subunit 4, translated as MQAFLKGTSVSTKPQLTKERGISSSAGSSGETKKVKPVPWVEKYRPKCVDEVAFQEEVVAVLKKSLEGADLPNLLFYGPPGTGKTSTILAAARELFGPELFRLRVLELNASDERGIQVVREKVKNFAQLTVSGSRSDGKPCPPFKIVILDEADSMTSAAQAALRRTMEKESKTTRFCLICNYISRIIEPLTSRCSKFRFKPLSDKIQQKRLLDIAEKENVKIGDEEIAYLVKISEGDLRKAITFLQSATRLTGGKEISEDVITDIAGVIPAATIEGIVTACHSGSFDKLEAVVKNLIDEGHAATQLVNQLHDSIIEDENLSDKQKSIITEKLAEVDKCLADGADEHLQLMSLCATVMQQLTQNC; from the exons ATGCAAGCATTTCTGAAAGGCACATCTGTCAGTACCAAACCACAACTGACCAAGGAACGGGGCATATCTTCCTCTGCAGGAAGcagtggagaaaccaagaaagtcAAACCAGTTCCTTGGGTGGAAAAATA CCGTCCGAAGTGCGTGGATGAAGTTGCTTTCCAGGAAGAAGTGGTTGCAGTGCTGAAAAAGTCTTTAGAAGGAGCTGAT CTTCCTAATCTCTTGTTCTATGGGCCACCTGGAACTGGCAAAACATCCACCATTTTGGCAGCAGCTAGAGAGCTCTTTGG gcCTGAACTCTTTCGATTAAGAGTCCTTGAGTTAAATGCATCTGATGAACGTGGAATACAAGTAGTCCGAGAGAAAGTGAAAAACTTTGCTCAGTTAACTGTGTCTGGAAGTCGTTCAGA TGGGAAACCATGTCCTCCCTTTAAGATTGTAATTCTGGATGAAGCAGATTCTATGACTTCAGCTGCTCAGGCAGCTTTAAGACGAACCATGGAAAAAGAGTCTAAAACAACCAGATTCTGCCTCATCTGTAACTACATCAGCCG AATAATTGAACCCCTCACTTCTAGATGTTCAAAATTCCGCTTCAAGCCTCTGTCAGATAAAATTCAACAGAAGCGATTATTGGATATTGCTGAGAAGGAAAACGTCAAAATTGGCGATGAG GAAATAGCTTATCTTGTTAAAATATCAGAAGGAGATTTACGGAAAGCAATTACATTTCTTCAAAGTGCTACTCGACTAACAGGTGGAAAGGAAATCTCGGAAGATGTGATCACAGACATTGCTGGG GTAATACCAGCTGCAACCATTGAGGGAATAGTCACTGCATGTCACAGTGGCTCTTTTGACAAACTAGAAGCTGTGGTAAAG AACCTAATAGATGAAGGGCATGCAGCCACTCAGCTTGTCAACCAACTTCATGATTCAATCATAGAAGATGAAAACCTGTCTGATAAACAGAAGTCCATTATTACAGAAAAACTTGCT GAGGTGGATAAGTGTTTAGCAGATGGTGCAGATGAGCACCTGCAGCTAATGAGCCTCTGCGCAACTGTGATGCAGCAACTGACCCAGAACTGTTAA